AGATGTTTTTGCTAATGACTGTCTTGTCATAGCCAATAGTGGCGTTTTCAATCCGCAACCGAGACGCGGTTGAATTATCTTTCGTGTTCATTATTTTCTTCCTGTCTCGTGCTTAACCGATACGGCCATAGTGGCGGCGGGCTTCTCTCACCAGCAGCCAGATCATGTAGCAACCACCGATAGACACGGTGATCAGACCAACTGGGATGGGACGATAGAAGGCGGCAATGACCAAGGAGAGCAAGTGCGCGATAGACAGCAGGGCTGCGCCCATTGCTGCCGATGGCCACAGGCTCACACCCGGTGAGCTGGTCAAACGTCGCGCCAACTGCGGTGCAGCCAGGGCAACAAAACCAATCGGACCAGCTGCCGCGGTGACCAGCGCGGTGGTGGAAACACCCACCACAATCAGCGCCAGTCGGGCTGGGCCAACGCGGAAACCATGGGTCAATGCAGTGTCATCGCCCATTTCCATGTGCTGCAATGAGCGCGCTAGCAGCACCGCCAGGATAAAGATGATCACAGCAATTGCCACGCTTGGGATAAGCGATGCCCAGGTCACGCGTGTAATAGAACCGGCTGCCCAAATGCCAACAACCATGGCGTCATCCACGTCAGCGCGGGTGATGATGTAGGAATTCAATGACGTCAGCATGGCGGAGACACCAATACCGACCACGATGAGGCGGAAGCCCTGTACGCCTTTGCGCCAGGACAAAAGGTAGACAACGAAAGCGGTGATGATGCCGCCAAGAATGGACACACCTGCGATGGACCAGTACTGCATGTTGCCGAAGACCAGGATGAGCAACACAACAGCGGTGTAGGAACCAGCATCAAAGCCGATGATGTCCGGGGAACCCAAAGGGTTACGCGTCAGCGACTGGAAGATGGCTCCGCCCAATCCCAAAAGCGCACCGAATACCACCGCGGCGCTGGCAACCGGCAGGCGCCATTCGCGGACAATCAACAGGTGGAATTCCTCGCCCACGCCAACGATGGCTTGGACTACCTGGCCCAAGGAAATCGGGAAATCGCCCAAGGTGATGGCCACGGTGGCGGCAAAGGTGCCGAGTATGACCAGGATGAGTGACACCGCCAGAATCCGCATCGGGATTCTGAAAGAGA
This region of Corynebacterium casei LMG S-19264 genomic DNA includes:
- a CDS encoding FecCD family ABC transporter permease, with amino-acid sequence MKDSKNTDFGYSSLTVRNKLFSFRIPMRILAVSLILVILGTFAATVAITLGDFPISLGQVVQAIVGVGEEFHLLIVREWRLPVASAAVVFGALLGLGGAIFQSLTRNPLGSPDIIGFDAGSYTAVVLLILVFGNMQYWSIAGVSILGGIITAFVVYLLSWRKGVQGFRLIVVGIGVSAMLTSLNSYIITRADVDDAMVVGIWAAGSITRVTWASLIPSVAIAVIIFILAVLLARSLQHMEMGDDTALTHGFRVGPARLALIVVGVSTTALVTAAAGPIGFVALAAPQLARRLTSSPGVSLWPSAAMGAALLSIAHLLSLVIAAFYRPIPVGLITVSIGGCYMIWLLVREARRHYGRIG